The sequence CACTGGAAGCtatgcattttctgtttgttatgTGAAGCATATCTTAGGTGGTCACAGCTACAGGATTCACAGCAAACAGTTGATCCAATCGATATAATTCGTTCTGCCAAAGAATGGGACTTCTATCTGATGTTTGGATTGGCTAGTTTGGAGCTAACTGCATTCCTGAGTGGGGTGTTCTTCTTCTGGTTAACAAAGCATGATTTCATCCAGAAAAAATCAAATCTCTACATGCTGCTAATAGCCATATTATTATCTGGTTACGGGAAACTCCTTGTGATTCCAGTTATAATTTGGGAACATGACTACTCACCTCTGTACATTAACCTCATCAAGTTCTTTGTTCTGGCGTCCAACGCACAAGCCGTCAGAGTTGTGTTGAATAGTAGCAGGAGGTTTGCATTGTCTGTCATTACTGTTGGATGGTTGGCAGAGCGGTTTACAGCCTACATCTTTCAGCATCTCAAATGGAGTACATAGAAGATTCAGAACACTAGGCTGAAGTACAACAAATAAATGGCTTGCAAGCCCTGGTCAGTCTGAGAAAAGTTTTATTCTTCCTGCTGACGCACATTGACAGTGGAAACAGACATGGAAAACAGAAGGAAGgaagcaaatttaaaaaaaaaatcacgttTTCCGAAAAGTTtgcatttaaattaaattatCCATCCAGCTGTACCACTGTTGGAAAGAATCACATTCAGTAATGTGTTGCAATACTACTTTTGTCTTGCATAATGGGTTGATCAAATTCTAAAATATGTAGTGATTTTATAAATTAACAGGCAAGAATTGTACTAAAATAAATACATTATTAGTTTGGCAATCTATTGTTTAACTAACTAATAAAAatgatttaaattttgaaaaaaaaagtagtaaaatggattcagcagtggttggatgggagacgccagagagtagtggtggataactgtttgtcagattggaggccggtgactactgatgtgcctcagggatctgtactgagtccaatgttgtttgtcatatatattaatgatctggatgatggggtggtaaattggattagtaagtatgcagatgatactaagataggtggagttgtggataatgaggtaggttttcaaagcttgcagatagatttaggccagttagaagattgggctgaaagatggcagatggagtttaatgctgataaatgtgaggtgttacattttggtaggactaatcaaaataggacatacatggtaagtggtaggacattgaagaatgcagtagaacagagggatctaggaataatggtgcatagttccctgaaggtggaatctcatgtggatagggtggtgaagaaagcttttagtatgctaacctttataaatcagagcattgagtataggagttgggatgtaatgttgaaattgtacaaggcattggtaaggccaaatttggagtattgtgtacggttctggtcatggaattataggaaagatgtcaacaaaattgagagagtacagagaagatttactagaatgttacctgggtttcatctcctaagttacacagtaaggttgaacaagttgggtctttattccttggagcatagaaggctgaggggggacttgatagaggtatttaaaattatgagggggataaatagagttgatgtggataggctttttccattgagagtgggggagattcaaacaagaggacatgagttgagagttaaagggcaaaagtttaggggtaacatgagggggaacttctttattcagagagtggtagctgtgtggaacgagcttccagcagaagtggttgaggcaggttcgatgttgtcatttaaaattaaattggacggctatatggacaggaaaggaatggagggttatgggctgattgcaggtcggtgggactaggtgaaagtaaaagtttggcatggactagaagggccgagatggtctgtttccgtgctgcaattgttatatggttatatggttatatggtgacactatctctgatcaacagtgccacgcccccacctcttttgcctccctccctgtcctttctgaaacatctaaaacccggcacttgaagtaaccattcccgtccctgagccatccaaatctctgtaatggccaccacatcatatctctaagtactgatccacgctctaagctcatccgctttgttcacaatactccttgtgttaaaatagacacatctcaaacctttggtctgagcacgtcccttctctatcacctgcctatcttccctctcgcactgtctacaagttttctctatttgtgagccagcctCCTCTTCCCTAGTTTCTTCAGTTCGGTTTCtaacccccaacaattctagtttaaactctccccagtagccttagcaaccccccctcccaccatgatattggtccccctgggattcaagtgcaacccttcttttttgtacaggtcacatctgcctcaaaagaggtcccaataatccagaaatctttatccctgccctctgctccaatctctcagccacgcatttatcctctacctcattctattcctattctcactgtcgcatggcacaggcaataatcacGAGATTA comes from Mobula hypostoma chromosome 8, sMobHyp1.1, whole genome shotgun sequence and encodes:
- the LOC134351140 gene encoding protein ARV1-like — its product is MYSGINIEVVSIGASPPSDAMYRCVECNEEAMELHRDYSHGIIKITICRSCQKPVDKYVEYDPVIILIDAILCKVQAYRHIILNSKINIHWKLCIFCLLCEAYLRWSQLQDSQQTVDPIDIIRSAKEWDFYLMFGLASLELTAFLSGVFFFWLTKHDFIQKKSNLYMLLIAILLSGYGKLLVIPVIIWEHDYSPLYINLIKFFVLASNAQAVRVVLNSSRRFALSVITVGWLAERFTAYIFQHLKWST